The Blastocatellia bacterium DNA window TTGGTGGCGTCACGGTGCCGAAAGGGTCGTACACACTGGGCTTCAACTATGATGCCGACGACAACTACAAGCTGGTGCTGTCGGGCGGCGGCAAAGACATCATGATCCCGATGACGGCGGCGATGGATGGCCCGTCGGTCAACTACCTGAGCTTTGACGTGCGTCCTGAAAACGACACCGACACCTTCGCCGTCGAAGTGCGCTATGGCAAGCTGCGCACCGCCGCCGAAATGAAAGTGCCTTACCTGGCCCCGCACGAGCATGAGAAGCCGGCGGAAAAGAAGCCCTAGAGCGGTTTTCAGATGGGTGTAGCCTGGAAGCGCGGGCATCTTGCCCGCCCGTCTTGCGTATGTGAAAGATTGCGGGCCAGACGCCCGCGCTCCCAGGTCCAAGTGGGCGCGGCTCGGTGAATAAAGACACCTGAGCCGCGCCTTTGTGTCACGCTGCTGAGTCCGTTAACCTGATCTGGAGTCCCGATGATTCATCTGCCTTCTCGCCTTCGCCAATCCCTGTGCGCCGCGGCGCTCGCGGTAATCCTCATCTGTCCGGCCCTGCAAACCGCCGCGCAGCAGTCGCCGCAGGGTGCGCCGCCTGTAGCGCCGCCTGTGCAATGGCCGCGCAGCCACGACTATGACGTGCAGCATTACCGCATCGAGGTCAGCTTTGACTGGGCGGCGAAGTCGGTCTCCGGTCAGACGACGATCAGCCTGCGCCCATTCCGCAGCGACCTGAAAGAGATTGAGCTGGACGCGGGCAATATGCAGATTGATGCGGTGAAGCTTGAAAGCGGCGCGGCGCTCAAGTTCCGCTACGAAGACAAAGAGCACCTCTACATCGCGCTCGATAAAAGCTACCCGGCGGGCAGCGAGCTACGGCTTGTCGTCAAATACAAGGCAAATCCGGAGCGCGGCCTTAACTTCATCGGGCCGAACGCGGACGACCCTTCGCGGCCTCTGCAAATCTGGTCACAGGGCGAATCGCAAGATAATCATTACTGGTTCCCTTGCTATGACTATCCCAACGATAAAGCGACGACCGAATTGATCGCCGTGGTGGACGACACTTTCCAGGTGATCTCAAACGGCGTGCTGGTCGGCGTCACTGCCGGCCCGGCCGAGCATACCAAGACCTGGCACTGGAAGATGGACAAGCCCTATTCGAGCTACCTGGTGTCGATCATCGTCGGCAAGTTCGCCGAAGTGAAGGACACCTTCAAGGGCATTCCGGTCGAATCCTACGTCTACGCCGATCAGGTCGAAAACGCGCGCATCTCGTTCGGCAAGCTGGCGCAGATGGTGTCGTTTTTCTCCGGGCGCCTCGGGGTTGATTTCCCTTACCCGAAGTATGCCCAGACGACGGTGCGAGATTTCGGCGGCGGCATGGAGAACATCACGGCGACGACGCTCACCGACAACTCTGTGCATGACAAGCGCGCCCACCTTGACGTGTCGAGCGATGGCTTGATCGCGCACGAGCTGGCGCATTCCTGGTTCGGCGATTTGCTGACCTGCCGCGACTGGGGCGAGATATGGCTCAATGAATCGTTCGCGACCTTTATGGAAGCCTCCTGGACCGAGCATGATCTCGGAACGGCGGATTACCTATACGAAATGCGTGGCAACCAGCAGGGGTATCTTCAGGCCTGGGCGCAGGGCAACCGCCGCCCCATCGTCACGCACCGCTACGCCAACCCCGACGCCGTGTTTGACGTTTATGCGTACCCGCGCGGCGGCGCGGTCATTCACATGCTGCGCTTCGTGCTGGGCGACGAGCTGTTCTGGCGGGCGCTCAATCATTACGTCAAGAAGCACGCTTTCCAGAACGTCGAGACGCAGCAACTGCTGGTCGCCATCGAAGAAGCCACCGGCCAGAACCTGCAATGGTTCTTCGACGAGTGGCTCTACAAGATCGGCCACCCGGAATTCGAGATCACCTCAACGTATGACGAAGCCGCAAAGATGGTGAAGCTCAGCGTCAAGCAGACGCAGAAGGCTGACGAGTCGCGCCCGTGGTTTCACTCGCCGGAATTCTTCACCATGCCGGTTGATGTCGCCATCACCACCGCCAGCGGCGAGCAAGTCCATCGCGTCTGGATAGATGGGCGCGAGAAGGAGTTCACTTTTAGCGCCGATTCGAAGCCGCTGATCGTCAATTTTGATCGCGGCAATATCTTAATCAAGCAGGTGAAGTTCAGCCGCACGGATGAAGAGCTGGCCTATCAGCTCTTGCACGACGCGGACGTTATGGGGCGCGTCGGCGCGGCCATCGAGCTGAAGTCGCACAACACGCCGGCAGTCATCACCGCGCTCGGCAAGGCGGCGACGGCAGATCAGTTCTGGGCGGTGCGCGTCGAAGCGACGCGGGCGCTGGCCGAGTTGAAAAATGAAGCGGCGCGACCGGCGCTGCTCGAAGCGGTGAAGGACAAGGATTCGCGCATCCGCCGCGAAGCCATCCGCGGACTCGGCCAGTTCAAAGATGCGAAGCTGGCCGATCTATTCATCGGCATCATCAAGAGTGATCCAAGCTACTATGCCGTTGCCGATGCGGCGCGGGCGCTCGGCGAAAGCCACGCGCCGCAAGCCTTCGACGTGTTGTCCGCGGCCTTAAACACGCCATCGTGGCAGGACACGATTCTCGGCGGCGCGCTCAGCGGACTGGCGGCGCTGAATGACCCACGGGCGGTTGACCTTGCCTTGAAGTACGCCGCGCCCGGCAACCGCACCAGCCTGCGCGTCGCCGCGATTCAAGCGCTGGCGCATTCGGCTAAAGGCAACGACCGCGCCTTTCAGGCGGTCGCGGCGGCGTTGAAAGACCGCTCGCTCGAAGTGTCCTTCAACGCCGTGCAGGCGCTGGCGGCGCTCGGCGACCCGCGCGCGATTCCGCTGCTTGAAGATTTATCGGCTCACCCGCCCGCCGGCGTGCCCAGCGGCGCGGTCAAAGAGGTCGTCCAGGACGCCATCAAGCGGATCAAGAACCTCGGCAAGAGCCCTGAAGAGGAAAAGAAGAACTGACGCGGCGACGCGACGACACGGGAAAGAGAAAAGCGGCGACCGTTCAATCAAACGAACGGTCGCCGCTTCGGCTTTGCGATAAGAGCCGAATCAAACCTGGAACTGTAACTGCGGCGCTTCGGCTTCGCGGCTGCGGTAGCGCGTCTCGACATATTCATCCAACAGCTTGATGAACTCCGGCACGATGGCGGCGCCTTGCAGCGTGATGAACTTCGCGCCGTCCACATAGACAGGCGCGCGCGGGTCTTCGCCTGTGCCCGGCAGCGAGATGCCGATGTTGGCGTGCTTGGATTCGCCCGGCCCGTTGACCACACAGCCCATCACCGCGACCTTCATCTCTTCGACGCCGACGTAGTTCTGCTTCCACACAGGCATCTGCTCGCGGATGTAAGTCTGAATGTCTTCGGCCATCTCTTGAAACAACGTGCTGGTCGTGCGCCCGCAACCGGGGCAAGCCGTCACCAGCGGCATGAAGCTGCGCAGCCCCATGGTCTGCAAAATCTGCTGCGCGACGATGACCTCTTCCGTCCGGTCGCCATTGGGCCGCGGCGTCAGCGATACGCGAATCGTGTCGCCGATGCCTTGTTGCAGCAGCACGCTCATGGCCGCTGTCGAAGCGACGATCCCTTTGCTGCCCATGCCGGCTTCTGTCAGTCCCAGGTGCAGCGGGTAGTCGCAACGCGCTGCCAGGTCGCGATAGATGGCGATCAAATCTTGAACTTCAGAAACCTTGGCGCTGAGGATGATGGCATCGTGCGGCAGGCCGCAGCGCTCGGCCAGCTCGGCGGATTCCAGGGCGCTGACGACGACCGCTTCGCGCATCACGTCGCGAGCGTCTTTGGGGTTGGCGCGTTTGGCGTTTTCGTCCATCAAACGGGTCAGCAGCGATTGATCGAGCGAGCCCCAGTTGACGCCGATGCGCACCGGCTTGCGGTTTTCGATGGCGACTTCGATCATCGCCTGAAAGTTTTTGTCGTGGTGCTGCCCCGGCCCGACGTTGCCGGGGTTGATGCGATACTTTGCCAGGGCGCGCGCGCAGTCGGGGTAGGCTTTCAGCAGGA harbors:
- a CDS encoding M1 family aminopeptidase, giving the protein MIHLPSRLRQSLCAAALAVILICPALQTAAQQSPQGAPPVAPPVQWPRSHDYDVQHYRIEVSFDWAAKSVSGQTTISLRPFRSDLKEIELDAGNMQIDAVKLESGAALKFRYEDKEHLYIALDKSYPAGSELRLVVKYKANPERGLNFIGPNADDPSRPLQIWSQGESQDNHYWFPCYDYPNDKATTELIAVVDDTFQVISNGVLVGVTAGPAEHTKTWHWKMDKPYSSYLVSIIVGKFAEVKDTFKGIPVESYVYADQVENARISFGKLAQMVSFFSGRLGVDFPYPKYAQTTVRDFGGGMENITATTLTDNSVHDKRAHLDVSSDGLIAHELAHSWFGDLLTCRDWGEIWLNESFATFMEASWTEHDLGTADYLYEMRGNQQGYLQAWAQGNRRPIVTHRYANPDAVFDVYAYPRGGAVIHMLRFVLGDELFWRALNHYVKKHAFQNVETQQLLVAIEEATGQNLQWFFDEWLYKIGHPEFEITSTYDEAAKMVKLSVKQTQKADESRPWFHSPEFFTMPVDVAITTASGEQVHRVWIDGREKEFTFSADSKPLIVNFDRGNILIKQVKFSRTDEELAYQLLHDADVMGRVGAAIELKSHNTPAVITALGKAATADQFWAVRVEATRALAELKNEAARPALLEAVKDKDSRIRREAIRGLGQFKDAKLADLFIGIIKSDPSYYAVADAARALGESHAPQAFDVLSAALNTPSWQDTILGGALSGLAALNDPRAVDLALKYAAPGNRTSLRVAAIQALAHSAKGNDRAFQAVAAALKDRSLEVSFNAVQALAALGDPRAIPLLEDLSAHPPAGVPSGAVKEVVQDAIKRIKNLGKSPEEEKKN
- the ispG gene encoding flavodoxin-dependent (E)-4-hydroxy-3-methylbut-2-enyl-diphosphate synthase, which codes for MSEIQRRKSVAVNVGGIHVGGPHPIVVQSMTNTDTVDVAGTTEQCEQLARAGSELVRVTVNTKQAAAAVPHIVERLAERGVPVPIIGDFHYNGHILLKAYPDCARALAKYRINPGNVGPGQHHDKNFQAMIEVAIENRKPVRIGVNWGSLDQSLLTRLMDENAKRANPKDARDVMREAVVVSALESAELAERCGLPHDAIILSAKVSEVQDLIAIYRDLAARCDYPLHLGLTEAGMGSKGIVASTAAMSVLLQQGIGDTIRVSLTPRPNGDRTEEVIVAQQILQTMGLRSFMPLVTACPGCGRTTSTLFQEMAEDIQTYIREQMPVWKQNYVGVEEMKVAVMGCVVNGPGESKHANIGISLPGTGEDPRAPVYVDGAKFITLQGAAIVPEFIKLLDEYVETRYRSREAEAPQLQFQV